Proteins co-encoded in one Acidisarcina sp. genomic window:
- the kdsB gene encoding 3-deoxy-manno-octulosonate cytidylyltransferase gives MPNSTKILAVIPARLASTRLPRKVLRTIAGAPMIQWVYNAARACSQLDDVVIATDSEEVLALARQRGWSATLTSPACASGSDRVYEVSRRIPAAIYVNIQGDEPLLRPEHLDALLRPLARAEVQVSTLSTPCKPEEVHNPNAVKVVTSPDGRALYFSRATIPYDRDGAGNAPYQKHLGLYAYRSDALQRFAQLPPSQLETIERLEQLRFLENGIDVFVESTPYDTIGVDTEDDLLAVEALLSSARS, from the coding sequence ATGCCCAACAGCACAAAGATCCTCGCCGTCATTCCCGCGCGACTCGCTTCCACCCGCCTTCCCCGCAAAGTCCTGCGGACCATCGCCGGAGCTCCCATGATCCAGTGGGTCTACAACGCCGCCCGTGCCTGCAGCCAGCTCGACGACGTGGTAATCGCCACCGACTCCGAGGAGGTGCTGGCGCTTGCCCGGCAGCGCGGATGGTCGGCGACGCTCACCTCCCCGGCCTGTGCAAGCGGCAGCGATCGCGTCTACGAAGTCTCCCGCAGGATCCCCGCTGCGATCTACGTCAATATCCAGGGTGACGAGCCCCTGCTCCGCCCCGAGCATCTCGATGCCCTGCTGCGTCCCCTCGCCCGCGCCGAAGTTCAGGTTTCCACCCTGTCCACTCCCTGCAAGCCGGAAGAGGTCCACAACCCCAACGCCGTCAAAGTCGTTACGTCACCCGATGGCCGCGCGCTTTACTTCTCCCGGGCTACCATCCCTTATGACCGGGACGGCGCCGGCAACGCTCCGTATCAAAAACACCTTGGCCTCTACGCCTATCGCAGCGACGCGCTCCAGCGCTTTGCCCAGTTGCCCCCCAGCCAATTGGAAACAATCGAGCGGCTGGAGCAGCTTCGTTTTCTCGAAAACGGCATAGACGTCTTCGTAGAGAGCACTCCCTACGACACGATCGGAGTCGATACCGAAGACGATCTTCTCGCCGTTGAAGCGCTGCTAAGCTCGGCGCGCTCCTGA
- a CDS encoding NAD(P)H-dependent oxidoreductase: protein MAKLLVIESSPRSESVSSQLTTTYVQQWREKNSGGTVKRHNVALQPPPPVTEAWINAAYTPPDARTADQQELLAPSDGYVQDLIDADTIILGAPMWNFSISAPLKAWIDQVVRVGRTFNYTSEGPKGLLDSSKKVIVVAARGGAYSGDSAYASLDFQEPYLRMILGFIGLTNVKFVYAENLSRGGEAAALGIKSGEEALLQLV, encoded by the coding sequence ATGGCCAAACTTCTTGTCATCGAATCCAGCCCACGCAGTGAATCCGTCTCCAGTCAGTTGACGACGACTTATGTCCAGCAATGGCGGGAAAAGAATTCCGGCGGCACCGTCAAGCGCCACAACGTCGCGCTCCAGCCCCCTCCTCCTGTAACCGAAGCATGGATCAACGCCGCCTACACCCCGCCCGACGCGCGGACCGCGGATCAGCAGGAATTGCTGGCACCTTCGGACGGCTACGTGCAGGATCTGATCGATGCCGACACCATCATCCTCGGAGCGCCGATGTGGAACTTCAGCATCTCCGCTCCTCTCAAGGCTTGGATTGACCAGGTAGTTCGCGTGGGAAGGACCTTCAACTACACGTCCGAAGGCCCCAAGGGACTGCTCGATTCCTCGAAGAAGGTCATAGTGGTCGCAGCCCGCGGCGGCGCCTACAGCGGCGACTCGGCGTATGCCTCCCTTGACTTCCAGGAGCCCTATCTTCGCATGATCCTCGGCTTCATCGGCCTGACCAATGTGAAGTTCGTCTATGCCGAGAACCTCAGCCGCGGTGGAGAAGCTGCCGCGCTCGGCATCAAGTCCGGCGAAGAAGCTCTCCTGCAGTTGGTTTAA
- a CDS encoding HAD family hydrolase yields the protein MRWKTRGLLFDMDGVLVSSLGSVERSWTKWAAMHGVDRDLAIRTAHGCRAIETIRRLRPDLDDQAELKVIEDIEVADNEGISILPGVVRILKGLPEKYWTVVTSATERLARVRMGHAGIPVPRKLVTADMVKQGKPNPEPYLRGAELLGLKPEECVVIEDAPSGTNAGHAAGCKVLATTFSHSMESLAAADWIIRSLEDLRITILPGDEGLELEFEPLVRP from the coding sequence ATGAGGTGGAAGACTCGCGGACTTCTCTTTGACATGGATGGCGTGCTGGTGAGTTCGCTCGGATCGGTAGAGCGGAGCTGGACCAAGTGGGCCGCAATGCACGGTGTGGACAGGGACCTTGCTATCCGCACGGCGCACGGCTGTCGCGCGATTGAGACCATCCGCAGGCTGCGTCCCGATCTTGACGATCAGGCAGAACTGAAAGTGATCGAGGACATCGAAGTCGCAGACAACGAGGGGATCTCCATCCTGCCGGGAGTCGTTCGTATTCTCAAGGGCTTGCCGGAGAAGTATTGGACGGTGGTTACCTCGGCGACAGAGAGACTGGCGCGTGTCCGCATGGGGCATGCAGGGATTCCGGTGCCGAGAAAGCTGGTCACAGCGGATATGGTGAAGCAGGGGAAGCCGAACCCTGAGCCGTATCTGAGGGGTGCGGAGTTGCTGGGGCTGAAGCCGGAAGAGTGTGTGGTGATCGAGGATGCGCCCTCCGGTACCAACGCTGGCCATGCCGCCGGTTGCAAGGTGCTGGCGACAACCTTCTCTCACTCCATGGAGAGCCTGGCAGCGGCAGATTGGATCATCCGGTCGCTCGAAGATCTTCGGATAACGATTTTGCCTGGGGATGAGGGGCTGGAACTGGAGTTTGAACCGCTAGTGCGGCCGTAG
- a CDS encoding phosphoglucomutase/phosphomannomutase family protein, with product MTNTTSIHFGTDGWRAIIADDFTYANVRVVAEAIANYILRKEDPQKGVAVGYDTRFCSRQFAMALAEVLASAGIPVILADRYTPTPALSFAVKERGCAGGVMITSSHNPFQWNGVKYKASYGGSGRPSIIAEIESFLGEPLPKAEQPAAIREVDLQTPYVAAIRKFADLDCIAKSGLKFGIDCMYGTGRGVLADIFRSIGVDFVEIRAEVNPLFPGINPEPIEPHIRALQDLVVEQKCQAGMATDGDADRIGAVDEHGNFVDPHKIYCVLLRWMIERRKWPGDVTRAFNTTSMIDRICRKYGRTLHEHGIGFKYICDLMLEKDILIGGEESGGIGIKRHLPERDGLLNSLLLANVMAEEGKTLGELVASLQEEYGEHQYGRIDLHIREDLKQAAIARANAGVKEFAGMPVLRVETMDGIKFFLDNPEAKTKKNAAETWLLLRASGTEPLLRIYSESCSKESVKTLLEAAREFALTSDPAAAGTAR from the coding sequence ATGACAAATACAACTTCGATTCACTTTGGTACGGATGGTTGGCGGGCAATCATCGCCGATGATTTTACCTACGCCAATGTGCGGGTGGTGGCTGAGGCCATCGCAAATTATATCCTTCGCAAGGAAGATCCGCAGAAGGGCGTAGCGGTCGGGTATGACACGCGCTTCTGCTCCAGGCAGTTTGCGATGGCGTTGGCCGAGGTGCTGGCGTCGGCGGGGATTCCAGTGATTCTGGCCGACCGCTACACGCCTACACCTGCTCTCTCCTTTGCCGTGAAGGAGCGGGGCTGCGCCGGCGGCGTGATGATCACCTCCAGTCACAACCCTTTCCAGTGGAATGGCGTGAAGTACAAGGCATCCTATGGCGGATCGGGGAGACCCTCGATTATTGCGGAGATCGAATCCTTTCTGGGGGAGCCGCTGCCGAAGGCGGAGCAGCCGGCGGCGATTCGTGAAGTGGATCTGCAGACGCCCTACGTTGCCGCGATCCGCAAATTTGCCGATCTCGACTGCATCGCGAAATCCGGCCTGAAGTTCGGCATCGATTGCATGTATGGAACGGGGCGCGGAGTGCTGGCGGATATCTTCCGCTCGATTGGGGTGGATTTCGTAGAGATTCGCGCCGAGGTGAATCCACTGTTTCCCGGCATTAACCCGGAGCCTATCGAGCCGCACATCCGCGCGCTGCAGGACCTGGTGGTGGAGCAGAAGTGCCAGGCGGGAATGGCGACGGATGGCGATGCGGACCGCATCGGCGCAGTGGATGAGCATGGCAACTTTGTCGATCCGCACAAGATTTATTGTGTGTTGCTGCGCTGGATGATCGAACGCCGCAAGTGGCCGGGAGACGTGACGCGCGCCTTTAATACCACGAGCATGATCGATCGTATCTGCCGGAAATATGGGCGGACGCTGCACGAGCACGGTATCGGCTTCAAGTACATCTGCGACCTGATGCTCGAAAAGGACATTCTGATAGGCGGCGAGGAGTCCGGCGGCATCGGCATCAAGCGTCACCTGCCGGAACGCGATGGCCTGTTGAATTCGCTGCTGCTTGCCAACGTGATGGCGGAAGAGGGAAAGACGCTGGGAGAACTGGTGGCAAGCCTGCAGGAGGAGTATGGCGAACATCAGTATGGACGCATCGATCTGCATATCCGCGAGGATCTGAAGCAGGCGGCCATTGCCCGCGCCAACGCCGGCGTCAAGGAGTTTGCCGGAATGCCGGTGCTGCGAGTGGAGACGATGGACGGGATCAAGTTCTTCCTCGACAATCCTGAAGCCAAAACGAAAAAGAATGCTGCCGAGACGTGGCTGCTGCTGCGTGCCTCGGGAACCGAGCCGCTGCTGCGGATCTATTCGGAATCCTGCTCGAAGGAGTCGGTGAAGACGCTGCTGGAGGCTGCTCGCGAATTTGCGTTGACCAGCGATCCGGCGGCTGCCGGGACGGCCCGATGA
- a CDS encoding mannose-1-phosphate guanylyltransferase translates to MPEEMDFRPIILAGGSGTRFWPRSRKAHAKQVLALDGDRTMIQQTVERLRPLAECSDVWVFTNDLMAETIAEQLAGVPPQQVICEPAPRNTAPAAGLAAFLIERENPNAIIGIFPSDHVIADEPRFLKTLEKGIALAAAGENMVVIGISPTRPETGYGYIETGSPLSDGVFRVRRFTEKPNHARAEEFVAAGNYHWNSGMFLWSAATLANAVREHLSESAPMLEEIAASFGTPEFKQVFKELYPHCENISVDYAILEPRSAKGEHKSNLYCLPAEFGWSDLGSWASLYEYQLNVRSRGDEHSNVAECLDHVSLEAKGNYVYSPKKFVALVGVQDLVVVETEDALLISDRDHSQEVGKVVKELEASGRKELI, encoded by the coding sequence ATGCCTGAGGAAATGGATTTTCGACCGATTATTCTGGCTGGCGGCAGCGGCACCCGCTTCTGGCCCCGCAGCCGAAAGGCGCATGCCAAGCAGGTGCTGGCGCTCGATGGCGATCGAACCATGATCCAGCAGACGGTGGAGAGGCTGCGACCGTTGGCGGAGTGCTCTGACGTCTGGGTATTCACCAATGATCTGATGGCGGAGACTATCGCCGAGCAACTGGCAGGCGTTCCGCCGCAGCAGGTGATTTGTGAGCCAGCGCCACGGAATACCGCACCGGCAGCGGGTTTGGCGGCGTTCCTGATCGAGCGGGAGAATCCGAATGCGATCATCGGGATCTTTCCGTCGGATCATGTCATTGCCGATGAGCCACGATTTCTGAAGACGCTGGAGAAGGGAATCGCGCTGGCAGCGGCGGGCGAAAACATGGTGGTGATCGGCATTTCGCCCACGCGCCCCGAGACCGGATATGGCTACATCGAAACCGGCAGCCCACTGAGCGATGGCGTGTTCAGGGTACGGCGCTTTACGGAGAAGCCGAACCATGCCCGGGCGGAGGAGTTTGTCGCCGCCGGAAACTATCACTGGAACAGCGGAATGTTCCTGTGGAGCGCGGCAACGCTGGCCAATGCCGTGCGGGAGCACCTGTCGGAGTCCGCTCCGATGCTGGAGGAGATCGCGGCGTCGTTTGGCACTCCGGAGTTCAAGCAGGTCTTCAAGGAACTCTATCCTCATTGCGAAAACATCAGCGTGGACTATGCGATCCTCGAGCCCCGCTCTGCCAAAGGGGAGCACAAGTCCAACCTGTATTGCCTGCCCGCCGAGTTCGGCTGGAGCGATCTTGGTTCCTGGGCCTCTCTCTACGAGTACCAGCTCAACGTCCGCAGCCGGGGCGACGAGCACAGCAACGTTGCCGAGTGCCTGGATCACGTAAGCCTTGAGGCAAAGGGCAACTACGTCTACAGTCCCAAGAAGTTTGTTGCGCTGGTCGGCGTTCAGGATCTGGTGGTGGTGGAGACGGAGGACGCTCTGCTCATCTCCGACCGCGACCACTCGCAAGAGGTAGGCAAGGTCGTCAAGGAGCTGGAAGCCTCCGGCCGCAAGGAACTGATATAG
- a CDS encoding pyridoxal phosphate-dependent aminotransferase, whose product MTVPTASKLFADRIGRIEVSATMAVTAEAAKLRSQGINLVDFGAGEPHFATPRHIKDAAIAAIEANFTRYTAVPGIPDLRKAIVQRHATDFGSDYAIDEAVFTTGGKLALFNVIQVLIDHGDEVILPVPYWVSFKDIIQYAGGKVVYLKTEERENFRITADAIEKAITPRTKAIILNSPSNPAGSVVSAEDLERIVHMAHERGIYLLLDECYVYLNFKGAPVSGGSYLAAKEHVIVLGSLSKTYAMTGWRAGFALGPKPIIAAMSKLQSQSTSSATSIVQKASIAALNGSQQCVAEMRAEYIKLRDQVLARLAEIPGVTCTVPEGAFYVYPNISAFLGKPGAATATELATRLLNEAHVVTVPGEAFGTREHIRLSYAASHEDVDEGLKRMKEFFSKLG is encoded by the coding sequence ATGACAGTACCGACAGCCTCCAAGCTCTTTGCCGACCGTATCGGCCGTATTGAAGTCTCTGCAACAATGGCCGTAACCGCGGAAGCCGCTAAGCTTCGCTCCCAGGGTATTAACCTGGTGGATTTTGGAGCCGGTGAGCCGCACTTCGCCACACCCCGCCACATTAAAGACGCCGCGATAGCCGCGATTGAAGCCAACTTCACGCGTTACACCGCGGTCCCGGGCATTCCCGACCTTCGCAAGGCTATCGTGCAGCGCCACGCCACGGACTTCGGTTCCGACTACGCGATTGACGAGGCCGTCTTCACGACGGGCGGCAAGCTGGCCCTCTTCAACGTGATTCAGGTGCTGATCGATCACGGGGACGAGGTCATTCTCCCGGTCCCCTACTGGGTGTCGTTCAAGGACATCATCCAGTATGCAGGCGGGAAGGTTGTCTACCTGAAGACGGAGGAGAGGGAGAACTTCCGTATTACGGCAGATGCCATTGAGAAGGCGATCACGCCGCGCACCAAGGCGATCATCCTCAATTCGCCATCGAATCCCGCAGGGTCGGTTGTATCCGCGGAGGATCTTGAGCGGATTGTGCATATGGCGCATGAGCGGGGAATCTATCTGCTGCTCGATGAGTGCTATGTCTATCTGAACTTCAAGGGTGCGCCGGTGAGCGGCGGCTCGTATCTCGCGGCGAAGGAGCACGTGATTGTGCTGGGCTCTCTCTCCAAGACCTACGCCATGACGGGCTGGCGCGCCGGTTTCGCACTGGGCCCCAAGCCAATCATCGCGGCGATGAGCAAGCTGCAGAGTCAGTCCACGTCGTCGGCCACTTCGATTGTGCAGAAGGCCTCGATTGCGGCGCTGAATGGGTCGCAGCAGTGTGTTGCCGAGATGCGTGCGGAATACATCAAGCTGCGCGACCAGGTTCTGGCGCGGCTTGCGGAGATTCCCGGCGTAACCTGCACGGTGCCGGAAGGCGCGTTCTATGTTTACCCGAATATCTCTGCATTCCTGGGCAAGCCAGGCGCTGCGACCGCAACGGAGCTGGCGACACGGCTGCTGAATGAGGCGCATGTGGTGACCGTGCCGGGAGAGGCATTCGGCACTCGCGAGCACATTCGCCTGTCCTATGCGGCGTCTCACGAGGATGTGGACGAAGGCCTGAAGCGTATGAAGGAGTTTTTCTCCAAACTGGGCTGA
- the coaD gene encoding pantetheine-phosphate adenylyltransferase, with the protein MKAIYPGTFDPMTNGHLDLIARAAKMFDHLVVAILKNDEKQPLFTVPERVEMLTEGVAHFGNVTVTTYDGLMVDFARQLGAAVVVRGIRAISDYEYEFQMALMNRRLAPELETVFLMTSGEFSYVSSRLVKGVFRLGGSVEGLVPDSVIARMNRRLALMKVKPTKG; encoded by the coding sequence GTGAAAGCCATCTACCCCGGTACCTTCGACCCGATGACCAACGGCCATCTGGACCTGATCGCGCGTGCGGCCAAGATGTTTGACCATCTCGTGGTCGCCATCCTGAAAAACGATGAAAAGCAGCCGCTCTTTACCGTGCCCGAGCGGGTGGAGATGCTGACCGAGGGCGTTGCTCACTTTGGAAACGTGACGGTGACGACCTACGACGGCCTGATGGTGGATTTTGCCCGTCAATTGGGAGCTGCGGTGGTCGTCCGGGGCATCCGGGCTATCAGCGATTACGAGTATGAATTTCAGATGGCGTTGATGAACCGTCGGCTCGCTCCCGAGCTGGAGACCGTGTTCCTGATGACCTCCGGCGAATTCTCCTATGTCAGCTCGCGGCTGGTGAAGGGGGTCTTTCGCCTGGGCGGTTCCGTGGAGGGACTGGTTCCAGACTCGGTAATCGCCCGTATGAACCGGCGGCTCGCGCTGATGAAGGTCAAGCCTACCAAGGGCTAG
- the recA gene encoding recombinase RecA — protein MADDRSRAVELALSQIEKQFGKGSIMRLGSKEAIVPISVIPTGSISFDAALGVGGVPRGRVIEIFGPESSGKTTITLQIIAEAQKAGGLAAFVDAEHALDPAYARKLGVDIDNLLISQPDYGEQALEITEALVRSGAIDVLVVDSVAALVPKAELDGEMGDSHMGLQARLMSQALRKLTGTVSKSRTSLIFINQIREKIGVMFGNPETTTGGRALKFYASVRIDIRRIAAVKEGDVVSGSRTRVKIVKNKVAAPFREAEFDILYGEGISREGDVLDQAVLNNIVEKSGAWFSFSGERIGQGRENVRQYLKENRDTFNRIETALRQKLGIANLPGAEVPPVPANAAAAATEVVKSSKR, from the coding sequence TTGGCAGACGATCGTTCCCGCGCGGTAGAACTCGCCCTCTCGCAGATTGAAAAGCAGTTTGGCAAAGGCTCCATCATGCGCCTCGGCAGCAAAGAGGCGATTGTGCCGATTTCGGTCATCCCTACCGGTTCGATCTCGTTTGACGCCGCGCTTGGCGTTGGCGGCGTGCCGCGCGGCCGCGTGATTGAGATCTTCGGACCGGAATCTTCGGGCAAGACCACGATTACGCTGCAGATTATCGCCGAGGCTCAGAAGGCCGGCGGCCTGGCTGCATTTGTGGACGCCGAGCACGCGCTCGATCCGGCATATGCGCGCAAGCTGGGAGTGGATATCGACAACCTGCTGATCTCGCAGCCGGACTACGGCGAGCAGGCTCTGGAGATTACCGAGGCGCTGGTGCGCTCGGGCGCTATCGATGTGCTGGTGGTGGATTCGGTGGCTGCCCTGGTGCCGAAGGCGGAACTGGACGGCGAGATGGGCGACTCCCACATGGGCCTGCAGGCGCGGCTGATGTCGCAGGCGCTTCGCAAGCTGACCGGCACGGTGTCGAAGTCGCGCACCAGCCTGATTTTTATTAACCAGATTCGCGAGAAGATTGGTGTTATGTTCGGCAATCCCGAGACGACCACCGGTGGCCGCGCGCTGAAGTTTTATGCTTCGGTGCGCATCGATATCCGCCGTATTGCGGCCGTCAAGGAGGGGGACGTGGTCTCCGGCTCGCGCACCCGGGTAAAGATTGTCAAGAACAAGGTGGCCGCGCCTTTCCGCGAGGCCGAGTTCGACATCCTTTACGGCGAGGGCATCTCGCGGGAAGGGGATGTGCTGGACCAGGCAGTGCTGAACAACATTGTGGAGAAGTCGGGTGCGTGGTTCAGCTTCTCCGGGGAGCGGATCGGCCAGGGACGCGAAAATGTGCGGCAGTACCTCAAGGAGAATCGCGACACCTTTAACCGCATCGAGACGGCGCTGCGGCAGAAACTTGGCATTGCCAATCTGCCTGGTGCCGAGGTGCCGCCCGTTCCGGCGAACGCGGCCGCGGCGGCAACCGAGGTCGTGAAGAGCAGCAAGCGGTAG
- a CDS encoding amidase family protein produces MAKSRRQFLAQTSVGLLGAAVASRGHAQQPDASPAPASGTAPEAGPEVSPATFAEAEKLVEVELSASERITAAQNWRSAMAPIYERRTGPRRVALESSVAPGSRWDPVLPGKMPLPAEDAAKDLPKAVFLRSRTDPGPLPAKDADIAYAPVTRLSRWVEQRRITSTRLTQIYLERLEKFDPELRCVITLTRELALAQAKKADEEIAAGRYRGALHGIPWGGKDLLDTAGIRTTYGAEPFRDRVPTKDAAVVERLNAAGAVLVAKLSMGALALNDVWFGGQTMNPWLREEGSSGSSAGPGAATAAGLVGFSIGSETLGSIVSPSMRCGVTGLRPTYGRVPRTGAMTLCWSLDKLGPMTRSVEDAMLVLQAISGVDAGDANSVPSRLDYDAGAGVRGLRVGYFPGWMKESPATEVDRAALETVKKLGMVPVEMTIPNWPYGSLEIILFAESAAAFEDLTLSHAVNELRVQLPDAWPNTFRQSRFLSAVDFVQADRLRRKVAEEMARVFSQVDLLLVPSLRDEMLTITNFTGHPSLTLPAGFVEVSEARSDWAPEAGKSLPKFSPPRRVPHGITLIGRLFEEGTLGRAGLALERSFGVAEARPGGF; encoded by the coding sequence ATGGCAAAGTCCCGGCGGCAATTCCTCGCGCAAACCTCGGTTGGTCTTCTGGGAGCGGCGGTCGCATCCCGCGGCCATGCGCAACAGCCGGATGCCTCGCCCGCACCGGCCTCCGGCACTGCGCCTGAGGCCGGGCCGGAGGTATCTCCCGCTACCTTCGCTGAGGCCGAGAAATTGGTCGAGGTGGAGCTTAGCGCATCGGAACGGATCACAGCAGCCCAGAACTGGCGTAGCGCCATGGCACCCATCTACGAGCGCCGCACGGGGCCTCGCAGAGTGGCATTGGAATCATCCGTGGCTCCCGGGTCGCGCTGGGATCCTGTATTGCCGGGGAAGATGCCGCTTCCGGCGGAAGACGCAGCCAAAGATTTGCCGAAAGCGGTGTTTCTCCGCAGCCGGACCGATCCGGGACCGCTCCCGGCAAAGGACGCGGACATTGCCTACGCACCCGTCACCCGCCTTTCACGCTGGGTGGAGCAACGCCGGATCACCTCGACACGACTGACGCAGATCTACCTGGAGCGGCTGGAGAAGTTCGATCCCGAGTTGCGCTGCGTGATCACGCTGACGCGCGAGCTGGCGTTGGCGCAGGCGAAGAAGGCCGATGAGGAGATTGCAGCGGGCCGATATCGCGGGGCACTGCACGGCATTCCATGGGGCGGAAAAGACCTGCTGGATACGGCGGGCATCCGAACGACGTATGGCGCCGAGCCCTTCCGCGACCGGGTGCCCACGAAGGATGCGGCGGTGGTCGAGCGCCTGAATGCGGCAGGCGCGGTGCTCGTGGCCAAGTTGAGCATGGGCGCGTTGGCGCTGAACGATGTGTGGTTCGGCGGGCAGACGATGAATCCGTGGCTGCGGGAAGAGGGATCGTCCGGATCGAGCGCGGGTCCGGGTGCAGCAACGGCAGCGGGACTGGTGGGATTTTCCATCGGCAGCGAGACACTGGGCAGTATTGTGAGTCCCAGCATGCGCTGTGGCGTTACCGGGCTGCGGCCCACCTACGGCAGGGTGCCGCGAACCGGCGCAATGACGCTGTGCTGGTCGCTGGACAAGCTGGGTCCGATGACGCGCAGCGTGGAAGACGCAATGTTGGTGCTCCAGGCCATCTCCGGCGTGGATGCGGGAGATGCGAACTCCGTGCCGAGCAGGTTGGACTACGATGCCGGCGCCGGGGTCCGGGGATTGCGCGTGGGATATTTCCCCGGCTGGATGAAGGAGAGCCCGGCGACAGAGGTGGACCGCGCAGCGCTGGAGACGGTGAAGAAGCTGGGCATGGTTCCGGTGGAGATGACGATTCCGAACTGGCCCTATGGTTCGCTGGAAATCATTCTTTTCGCCGAATCAGCGGCGGCATTTGAGGACCTGACGCTGAGTCACGCGGTGAATGAGTTGCGGGTTCAGTTACCAGACGCGTGGCCCAATACCTTCCGGCAGTCGCGTTTTCTCTCTGCCGTGGATTTTGTGCAGGCCGACCGGCTGCGGCGCAAGGTAGCCGAGGAGATGGCGCGGGTTTTCTCGCAGGTGGATCTGCTGCTGGTTCCGTCTCTGCGCGATGAGATGCTGACGATCACCAATTTCACCGGCCACCCGTCGCTGACGCTGCCCGCCGGTTTTGTGGAGGTGTCGGAGGCGCGCAGCGATTGGGCTCCGGAGGCGGGGAAGTCGTTACCAAAGTTTTCGCCGCCGCGGCGGGTGCCGCATGGGATCACGCTGATCGGGAGGCTGTTTGAAGAAGGGACGCTGGGGCGTGCCGGGCTGGCTCTGGAGCGGAGCTTTGGGGTGGCCGAGGCGCGTCCGGGCGGGTTTTAG